AgggggaggcggtgaccacggtggtgttcatcctcaaccatgcTCCGACCAAagccctgacgggcaagacgatgtttgaagcttggtatgggcgcaaaccgagtgtgtccttcctccggacattcggttgCATCAGCCACATCAGGAAGACGAAGTCGAACCTcgccaagctggaggacaggagcacacccatggtgttcctgggctacaaGGAGGATACCAAGGTGTCTTGGCTCTATGACCCATGCGGAGACAAGGTGTTTGTCTCGCGCAATGTCGTGTTCGATgaggaggcggcttgggactggagcagtccgagcacagggaagctggcggcttcaccagcaccttcgtcatcaagcacttggtcatccacggtggtggagacactaggaaagaggtgctgagcactctaggaggagtgccgagcactctagtagtggagccgagcactcctggggcactGTCGAGCACTTCGGGAGTGATGCCcagcactccgggaggagtgtCGAGCACTACTGGAGGGATGCCGAACATGCCAGGAGTGATgccgggaggttctgcagtggtggcgaccactccaagACGGATGCTAGGCACTCTCGTGgcggagccaagacgtcttgcagtggtgccgaccactctaagaCTGAGGCTGGGCACTCCTATAGTGTGGCcgaacactgcaggagttatgatgagaagtccagaagtagtgccgagcactgaacctagggtgccgagcacttcaggtaCTGTACTGAGCACTCCGGTAgaatagggaactccatcgacgccgatcgaattcgcctcacctccaagtgacatcactgagttcgtggatgccttccacgaaggtgagaagGTACGGTTCCGCAGGCTGaacgacatcgtcggtggcacaggacccttaggactggctggtcggctgctcaatgacgcagagctgctactagtcagtgcagaggaaccacccatgttcgcgctGGGCGAGCGGGACAGAAACTAACAACGGgagatgctagaggagatgaaggcgatcgaggaaaacaagacttggtagctcgtcgatccacctccaggatatcATCCGATCAGCCTGAACTGGTGTACAAAGTCAAGCAAGATGAGCTCGacaccattgtcaagcacaaggcgcgcctagtcatccgaggctttgttcagcgcgagggcatagacttcgaggacgTCATTGTGCCAGTAGCGCACATGGAGTCGGTCCGTTTGCTActtgccttggcagcagcaaaagaCTGGCGCGTCCATTACTTGAACattaaatcagccttcctcaatggcgaactGGTGGAAAcgatcttcgtcaggcaacctccaggtttcgctGTCAAGGGAGAAGAGCACAGGGTGCTTCGACTGCGCAAGGTGCTCTACGGGTTGCGGCAGGCCCCACGAGGATGGAACgctaagcttgacgccacgctgggcgagcttgggtttcagaggtgcgcaaccgagcatgcACTCTACACGcaacgacgggggaaggaggagctcatcgtcggtgtgtatgtggatgacttgatcgtcaccggcgcgcgcacggaggacatcaatagcTTCAAACGTGAGATGTTGGCTCGTTTTTGAATgggcgatctcggcgcactctcctactacctcagcatcgaggtaaaataggggaaggaggaactcacgctcggttagAGCGCGTATACCTCCAAGCTGTTGGAAAGGAGCGGCAtgactgagtgcaagccatgcgtaactttgatggaggagcggctgaagctgacgaaggccagcactacggcgaaggtggatgcgacACTCTACCGGAGAATCATcgacggtctgcgctacctagtccacacgaggacAGATATTGCGTTCGTTGTGGgatacgtcagtcgcttcatggaggatcctagagaggatcactgggctgcggtgaagcggctactgcgctacgtcaaggggatggtggatcaTAGGATCATCTTCCCAAGGACCGGCGAGAGttggctgcagctcactgtgttcagcaatGCAGACATGACGGGGGATATCGAcgggcgacggagcacctctggcgtgctcgtcttcctcgggtcggtcCTAATTTCATAGCTAtcactgaaacagaaggtggtggcgctatctacgtgcgaggcagagtacgtagcggcggccacagcggcatgccaagttgtgtggctacgtcgGCTGCTAGGTGAGCTGACCGGCGTAGAAGCTCACCCACCACACTGATGGTGGACATCCAGCCCGCCattgccctcgcgaagaatccggttctgcacgactggagcaaacacatcgacgtgaagtttcaCTTTCTCAGGAACTGTGTCGATGGAGagcagatcatcatcgagttcgtcaaaactggtcgacaactcgcggacgtcctcaccaagccattAGGACGACtttgactcacggagctgaaggagatgatcggcatggaggggttacaagggttagcagtagaaTTAAAaaaagattgttagataatctactgctagcTTATGTGAACACAGCAAGAGAAGGCGGCGCCAAAAagaccccctgctgtgatactgtagccactGCAGGtgaggcgccgcacggctcatcTGCAGCACTataggcacatgcagtggccgaTGCAGAGTCAGACCTGTATGTTATCTGGTTACTGTTACATCATATGCGCTGTagtaggactagatggatagaattatataaatagactaccacggtaaCCTAGTAAAGAGAGCTCAGATTTgtcatctcacagacagggcttcggtcaacgctggtgtcttgtattgtgtgtctgttctttcttcttcttctagcttcAGTCATactgtgtggggacggacaacgcttgttcgtggtcggcacggctagtgggtgctcgacaatactagcgggtgctcggcaagaccggTGAGTGATTCACTCATCTGAGTCGATGATCCTGTAGGCCAACATGCACAGGTGGAGTGGCTGGCCGGGACCGCCGTCGCCCCCGCCTTCTTCTTCTACGCTGTTCGTCGTCGCCAGCCGGGGGAGGGCGTGGTGCCGCCGCCGGTTGGACAAAGGGAGCCACCGAGATTTGAATGGGATAGGTTAGGGTACGCCTATGAGccccatcgaccaccaccagcggCTCGACAATCTCCAAAtccatctccgtggggatgcgtTCAGGGCCATAGCTCCAAGCCACAACCCGGAAAACATCTCGATGAATGGCTGTGACTGGGTGGGCAACATATCATTGATCCAACAGAAGTCATTGAGTAgctgctccgccgtcgccatttccCAAGCATGCGCCGGGATACCGCGCAACTCAACATCGACGGCAAAAGGCAGGGTCGCCGCTGTCGAGCGTAGGAAGCGGGTCCAGCGCATAACGTGCAGTCGAAAGGACGGGGAGATGATAGGACGGCCGCCGTTGAGGACCCTCTCCATAGCCTCCTCACTTGGAAGGAACAGCAGGAAGCTAGCCGGACTACGTCGTTGTAAGACTAACGAAGCTTCAGTGATCTCAAAGCGTTGAGCGACCGTGGTCACGATGGAAGCCTCCAGGCCATCAAGATGATCAGTGACCACCGTAACGACCAAAGCCCGGTTGAGCTCCTCCTCCCATTGGGTGATGCTGACCGAAAGATCGATGATCCACCGAGGCTTCTGCGAGCGGAGCTCGATAGCCACGGGACGATCGTCGTCACTCGAGGCCAGCGGGGACGCATCATCGCCATCCTCCCTGGAGTGGAAGGGGGAAGGATTTTGACCAGCGCCATTGCCTGCCGAACGGCGACGGCGCACCCGACGCCGTCTTCCACGGCCGCCGCCCCTCGACTGCCTCACCGGAAGGAGCAACCATGTTCGCTGGGGGAGCCGTCCCGGTCACAGGTGCCGTAGAGACCGGACGCCAGACCAAGGTTTTCATTCtcggaaataaaaatttattggaggtcatggataaataggataaacaagatatatcggaaatatcagaccaaattcaaaaaaaaattcaaattgttttgaaaaaattcTGTAGAATTTGCcttgaaactattcctaagctattaaacatcacttgttcacaGATAAAAAACAAGAATAAAATATTATAGTGTGGGATTGTCGCACGGCTGAATTTGGATTGTCTGTGTGAAAGCAGGAAAGAAGGGAAAAATTTGGTcgatgtcaaattttatcggaccctgTGGATAGAAAGGAAATTTTGAAAATTTCCTTGAATCTCGGCCGATAAAAAAAATCTTGCGCCAGACCATCCTCGATCTTGGCGGAGGATCCGCGTAGGCACGACGGAGCGGGCAGACGTACGAGCGGTGTCCAGAGTTGTGGCACAGGAAACAGCGGGGCTCGATCGGCAGCTTGCAGCCTGATGCGCTATGGAGAAGCAGTTGAAGCACCTCCCTCGGAGGTCCGATGGGACCGGTCGTCGGGGAGGACGGTCGAGGCACCGCCGCTTCTACCGGGCGCGCCGTCCCTCTACCACGACGAAACCATCAGCGTCAGGGTCGCGCGCTGGCGGCGGGGGCCCGCCCACGTCTCTTCGATAGCAGGACAATCCGTGGTAAAGCCTGGGGAGCAGCCTGCGAGGCCGCGGTCGAGGCCACCTGGTGAGCAGCGCCACCAGGCGCCGTCAAGACCGTAGCCGAGGCCGCACCCGCGAGGAGGACTTCTTTGAAGGATAGCGATGAGCCGCCGCTAGAGCCACCTGAGGAAGGGGTGTCGTCGCGCCACCGCAGTGCTTTAGTGCGCCCAGCAGTCCCACTAGGAGACGGGGTGAGAGGAGTTTCTCCCGGCGCCGGGAAGGTGGCCGCCGGGCCAGGAGCAGACGCCGGCGTGGGGCTGGTGGGAGGGGAAGCGCCTGGAGAGGGACGGGGAGGGGAGAGGACGCAAGCCATGGTGTGTCAACAGTAATACAGTTTTGTTTGCTTGTATGACATAAAATAGATGTAAAAAAAACATAGTATAGAATGTATATGCATACATGTgtattagaaaaaaaataaaaatagtatATAAAATAACATGGTTTATGAGTGCTCTTCCTTCCATCTTCGTCGGCCCAACAAGGCCCATTGTCTCAACTTCCTCCAAAATGCATTGGCCGGTATTTTGGTTCTTCATTAGATGATgaggaaaaaaaaacatttgttTGTGAATCATCAAAAGGCCTAGAAGCTCACAGCTAGCAGGCCCATTCAGTAATGTAATGAAGCTGCAGTTCTTCTatatttgagagagagagagagagagagagccccaAATAGTTCCATGCTGCTTATTTTTAGCCTTTTAATTAACCGAATGATAAAATTGGTAATAAAGTACTGTGAGGTACAAGATTTCAAACCAATTGCTGTAGATTATCCTTGATACAAATGAAAAAGGTTAATCATATTCGAGAGATCTTACATAGAAAAGGCAAATTATTACTTATAATCATTGCGATGTTCATTTGTTGGTGAATTCATGTTAATAAACATGCTCGATCGTCGTATTTGTTTTCATGAGAATAAGGAACATGTCTTTTAGACGGGAAAAGATCTGATAATGTTCTTGACAAGCTTCCTGAACAAATAATGATGTAATGCGAACTTTGACAAGCTTCTTTGTACTTTTCCCTTTCACTTTCGTAGAATCGTAGTGCTAACTTTTTCTAGTGGTTGTGGTTCCTGTAAAAACATTACACTGATATTTGCTGTCTCTGTACGGGAGGATTATCTACCAGTTAACTGCACATGTGgtcattctttttttttaaaaaaaagtagtATAGACTAGACTCTTGAGTCTCTCTTGTAATCGTCGACCTTATTGACCTCTATTAACTCTATATAAAAAAAACTCTCTGCGTGGCACGAAATTCTCTTATTTTTTCTCATTGTTCGAGATAATAACCGTGAACTGCAGAAAAGTTAAGTATCAAGCATTGCTTTGTTGAAAATGTTAGCTCTAAAAGAACACTTAAGAAGCAATTGACTGCTTTTCTCATTTTTTTATTGGCTAAACCATGGTTATACTCGGTTGCTTTATCAAAATTTCCCTAAAATTTTAAGCTATTAGGTGAACTGCCCACTCATAAAATTCAACATGCTATGGGTATCGAAAGAATGATATGTCTACCAGCTAAAGAGAATGGTTTCTATCAACATGTGCCAGCCTGCAGATCACACCTGTAGATTTCAGAAATCATTAGGATTTGTGGCAGCAACAAATTTTAACTGACACTTTATGTTTGGTTAAAAAAGTCAGAAGAGAAGCCCTTGCAAAAGTTGTCCAAACATCAATTACTATTTCTCATTTACGAGCACATCAGTCAAATGGCTCTTGTGTATCCGGTAGTGGCACGCCATTTGTCATATTTGCAACAAGTTGGCAATAATTACTCTTCAACCGACAAGTGGTTTATTTCCCTTTTGTGCCACTACCTATTTTAAACTCTCTATGGAATAAGGTAGCTCCTGCTACATTTCTTTGGAAACATCATAGAATGTTGAGGTAGTTAAAAGGTACTGAGATGAGACCAGAGGTCACAGGCTCAGGTTGTATCAAGTCTAGGGTTGGTTGAACCTATAGATGTAACTTTTGAAGGGAAGGTTAACACAACGTGGCAAAGTTGCTCATCTTTCTTAACGCCTTAAAATTTTCGTTGGATTGGGAGGGCGTGAATTTCAACTATTTTAATATCTCTGTATTGCAAATTTCTTCTTTCTGACTAACCAGTTGACGAAAGGTGTTATTTAGATGTGATTTCTGCTATTTGAGTTTCAAGGCTTCACACTGTCTATTGATATCAATGAAAAGGTACCCAGATTGTGGAGGTTTTACATGGACCAAGCAAATCAGCAGTTAATCATTACAATGCTGATTGGTTGATGAATTTGTTTAAATAAATTTGTCTTCGTTTTTCAAGAACAGGAGACACGCCTTTGGTTAGTGCGAGAGACACTCTGAGCTTTTAGACTAGAAATATTATACTGATAATGTTGTTGACAAGCTTAGCGATAATGATTCTGCTTACTTTAGTCTGCTCTTTTGGTAGTAACTTTAATCTTGTGGACCTGGGAAGAACATTACATTATTTGTGTCGGTGATATAGATCTTAGAAGTATACTACTTTGCAAGATGGTAAAATATGCTTTTATGTTCTGGTTGATTAGGCTGTTTTCCTTTTTCAGGAAATTATTGTTGTCAAAGCTCTGAAACAGGATGATCTTGAAGAAGGCTACTAGATGTTGAATTGCTTACCTATAAGGTTGTTTTTTTCGAAGAACCAGCGGCAAGAGCATGCCGGGTATGTATTAATAGAGAAGAAGTTTTACAAAAATTAATAAAAAGACAAAGCAAAACCTCACAAAGGAGGCAACAGCAAAATCTACCGCTGcaagagacacaaaaccaacgaTCCTCATAAGCATCAGCCGTCAAACGTCACTCTGCACGCCAAGGAGACAAGCAATGTAAGCTAGAAGAGGGAGTAGGTTTCCACGGCGATGTCTCCAAGGAGGAGAGACACATCCAAAGATGCCATCAAGGCCGAATGAGGAACCAAGGTTTTTCAACCTTACTCCTAGAGGGTAGGCAGGGCCTCACGACAATGCCTCCAACGAGGGACGTGCCACCAAAGGCATCACCATTGACGGCCAAAGCCAAGGGCCTAGCAGGGCCTTCGCCCAACAACCCCGACACCCAACTCAAACTAGCCACATCGTGGACGACCACAGCCAACCGCCGCTAGTAGGTGATCACTGTGGCACTGACGAGGTCACAGGCATGCGTGACCTGCCGCCGCCACGCCAGCCAAAAGAGCCGCCGCCATCCTACATGACACTGACCACCGTGGAAAGCCACATCTTGTTCCTGCAGCATGGAAATCGCACCGCCAACACCGTTGCACAAAGATGCACCACAAGCATGTATAGAAACAACGTGCATCCCCGCAAGAGCTGCCGTCTTCAATGAGCTGCCATCTGCTAGTTGTCGCAGCGGTGGCGAGCCAGCCACTGGCAAGCGTGGCCCGTTGCAACCGCGCCGGTCAACAAACCGCTGCCAACTAATAGACACCAACCCACTGAAGATCGCTCCTGAAGGAAGCATGCGCGTCACTATCCACTTGTGCCAAGCGTCGCAACCGAACCTTTCCActaaactgtggcagaacctcctaaattatagggcccacatgcacctgtcattgtccaatgacttctgacgactatgcatatgtttccggtaacttaagaagattgtcgggtgtcctcgggaaacccgaatcatccacgatttcttctgagcaggatccattacaaagtcattgcagtattacaacagtttattcattaatatacatcagagtaaaatagcggaagtcttaccatAACTTAGTTAtaaaacagttgtttcacaaactaagtacgattattattacaaaccatagtagtggagtagcctaaGTAACATGAAACAAAACACGCAATTAAAGTGCCCCGCCCAAGGGCTACATATTTACTcgtcatcttcgatttgaacaaccgtcatgcagcacggtccaaggcagacctgcccatgaggctcacctgcaacaagggttaaagaacctgAGTACAAAAGcactcaacaagactaaaccgACGTAAAAACGGAGAAAACTCAGGAATacaggctcggggattcaaggtaaggctttagcaagaatcaaagttcttttgcgtaaaagctctctaacaagattctttctttcaacatttaaatcttcatacggatcatatataaagctaacatgatccatattgagatcatgaacttcacatCAAATTCTTTCTCAAATCCTACTCAAATTCcatttgttaactacgatgatgaacagtgagttgagtctccataactgaggagcaatgacgactcgaaccaattataacccagctggggattcccaaccacatgacatatgcaggtccctgacctacatataccaacctaccctcagattctctaaaacaagaatgggtccgtgccacccgatagcacagtactccaccaatccagcccattaccACGTGTGTACacgttactctctccatctctccactcccagtgcgcgagtagccattctcgtaatagaatagccgagtctaggcttaccgaagtatgtggccaatactataaagtctcacctcatgcaattcaacaacggacggttcttaatcgacacagacggaaagaacccgctcacaagacattcatgtc
The nucleotide sequence above comes from Miscanthus floridulus cultivar M001 chromosome 18, ASM1932011v1, whole genome shotgun sequence. Encoded proteins:
- the LOC136524171 gene encoding uncharacterized mitochondrial protein AtMg00810-like, translated to MTECKPCVTLMEERLKLTKASTTAKVDATLYRRIIDGLRYLVHTRTDIAFVVGYVSRFMEDPREDHWAAVKRLLRYVKGMVDHRIIFPRTGESWLQLTVFSNADMTGDIDGRRSTSGVLVFLGSVLIS